In the genome of Candidatus Microbacterium phytovorans, one region contains:
- a CDS encoding amino acid ABC transporter permease, with protein sequence MTSHQPSALELDRRAFRRGRERRSVLIAVASTVAFAAVVWVTVINTPGWASVQQAFFDPEVALQALPKVWDGFLINLQVLGLSLVTVALVALLVAILRTLRGPVFFPVRVLAAGYTDLFRGFPFIIVLYLVGFGLPTITNTRIPVVLLGVLAITLTYSAYVAEVIRAGIEAVHPSQRLAARALGLGYAQTLGRVVLPQALRKMTPPLMNDFISMQKDVGLISILGAIDAIAGARSVASLTYNFTPYVVAGILFVLLAIPTIRLTDWYTARLREREQTGAIL encoded by the coding sequence GTGACTTCCCATCAACCGAGCGCGCTCGAGCTCGATCGGCGCGCCTTCCGGCGGGGCCGCGAGCGCCGATCGGTGCTCATCGCCGTCGCCTCGACCGTGGCGTTCGCGGCGGTCGTGTGGGTGACCGTCATCAACACCCCCGGATGGGCGTCGGTCCAGCAGGCCTTCTTCGATCCTGAGGTCGCGCTCCAGGCGCTCCCGAAAGTGTGGGACGGGTTCCTCATCAACCTGCAGGTGCTGGGGCTGTCGCTCGTCACGGTCGCGCTCGTGGCGCTCCTGGTCGCGATCCTTCGCACGCTGCGCGGCCCGGTGTTCTTCCCGGTGCGGGTGCTCGCCGCGGGCTACACGGATCTCTTCCGCGGGTTCCCGTTCATCATCGTGCTGTATCTCGTCGGCTTCGGTCTGCCGACGATCACCAACACGCGCATCCCCGTCGTGCTCCTCGGGGTGCTGGCCATCACGCTCACCTACTCCGCGTATGTCGCCGAGGTGATCCGCGCCGGCATCGAAGCGGTGCACCCTTCGCAGCGCCTCGCGGCGCGGGCGCTGGGCCTCGGCTACGCGCAGACCCTGGGCCGCGTCGTGCTTCCCCAGGCGCTCCGCAAGATGACGCCGCCGCTCATGAACGACTTCATCTCGATGCAGAAGGACGTGGGGCTCATCTCGATCCTCGGCGCGATCGACGCGATCGCCGGCGCCCGGTCGGTGGCCTCGCTCACCTACAACTTCACGCCGTACGTCGTTGCCGGCATCCTGTTCGTCCTGCTCGCCATCCCCACGATCCGACTGACCGACTGGTATACAGCGAGGCTGCGCGAGCGCGAGCAGACGGGGGCGATCCTGTGA
- the nagA gene encoding N-acetylglucosamine-6-phosphate deacetylase: protein MTTVIHSVRLVDDERIVDDAWVAFDDGTVSQTGTGDAWRALPAADAVDGGGGLLTPGFIDLHGHGGGGAAFDDGPEAIARAREVHLAHGTTRAVLSLVTASIDDLVARVAVVADAAEHDPSILGSHLEGPFLAARHKGAHTAALLRHPEPAAVDRLLSAGRGTVRQVTLAPELPGGMDAVARFVAGGARVAVGHTDATAAQARAAFDAGATILTHAFNAMPGIHHRAPGPVVTALRDDRVTLEVIADGIHVDPDVVAVAMAAAPGRVALITDAMAAAGVGDGMYRLGGLGVTVSDGVARLDDGGTIAGSTLTQDAALRVAVGAGVTLPVAVAALTAVPARALGEAGRYGSLRVGAAADAVLLSDELRVRSVWRDGIRVPR, encoded by the coding sequence ATGACGACCGTCATCCACAGCGTCCGACTCGTCGACGACGAGCGGATCGTGGACGACGCGTGGGTGGCATTCGACGACGGCACGGTCTCGCAGACCGGCACGGGCGACGCGTGGCGCGCCCTCCCGGCGGCGGATGCCGTCGACGGCGGCGGCGGGCTACTCACCCCCGGCTTCATCGATCTGCACGGGCACGGCGGCGGCGGGGCCGCGTTCGACGACGGCCCCGAGGCCATCGCCCGCGCCCGGGAGGTGCACCTGGCCCACGGGACGACGCGGGCCGTGCTCTCCCTCGTGACGGCGTCGATCGACGACCTCGTCGCGCGGGTCGCGGTCGTCGCCGATGCCGCGGAGCACGATCCGTCCATCCTCGGCAGCCATCTGGAGGGGCCGTTCCTCGCCGCGCGGCACAAGGGCGCCCACACCGCCGCTCTGCTGCGGCATCCGGAGCCGGCCGCCGTCGACCGGCTGCTGTCGGCAGGGCGCGGCACCGTGCGGCAGGTGACCCTCGCACCGGAACTGCCGGGAGGAATGGATGCCGTGGCGCGCTTCGTCGCCGGAGGGGCACGCGTCGCCGTCGGCCACACCGACGCCACGGCCGCGCAGGCCCGCGCCGCCTTCGACGCCGGGGCCACGATCCTCACGCATGCCTTCAACGCGATGCCCGGCATCCATCACCGCGCGCCGGGTCCCGTGGTCACCGCCCTCCGCGACGATCGCGTCACGCTGGAGGTGATCGCCGACGGCATCCACGTCGATCCGGACGTCGTGGCCGTCGCGATGGCGGCAGCGCCGGGCCGGGTCGCCCTCATCACCGACGCGATGGCCGCTGCGGGCGTCGGCGACGGCATGTACCGGCTCGGCGGGCTCGGCGTCACGGTGTCCGACGGTGTCGCCCGCCTCGACGACGGAGGCACGATCGCGGGGTCGACGCTCACGCAGGACGCCGCGCTGCGCGTCGCCGTGGGCGCCGGCGTGACGCTCCCCGTCGCCGTCGCGGCACTGACGGCAGTGCCCGCGCGAGCACTCGGCGAAGCGGGTCGGTACGGGTCGCTCCGGGTCGGCGCGGCGGCGGACGCCGTGCTGCTGAGCGACGAGCTGCGCGTGCGATCGGTGTGGCGCGACGGCATCCGCGTTCCTCGCTGA
- a CDS encoding transporter substrate-binding domain-containing protein, which produces MSRPALRTILVASLAASVLLATGCASGAATPSASDTPSADEGYITPGKLTIATGETAYFPYVIDDDPASGKGFEAAVAYAVADKLGFAHDDVEWVRTSFESAIAPGPKTFDFNIQQYTITDERKQAVDFSSPYYSASQAVVAIKGGAADGVTDLAGLKDLTIGAMTGSTSATTLEEAVQPNTDPQLYNSNEDAVAALKANQIDAIVLDLPTAYYATGVYIENSFIVGELPAAGVPDEWGLLLAKDSPLTERVTAAVDALREEGTLAEITDEWLGSGQGVTLLQ; this is translated from the coding sequence ATGTCGCGTCCCGCCCTGCGCACCATCCTCGTCGCGTCGCTCGCGGCATCCGTTCTCCTCGCCACCGGCTGCGCGTCGGGCGCGGCCACGCCGTCGGCCTCCGACACGCCCTCGGCAGATGAGGGGTACATCACCCCCGGCAAGCTGACGATCGCCACGGGCGAGACGGCCTACTTCCCGTACGTCATCGATGACGACCCGGCCAGCGGCAAGGGCTTCGAGGCCGCCGTGGCGTACGCCGTCGCCGACAAGCTCGGCTTCGCCCACGACGACGTCGAGTGGGTGCGCACGAGCTTCGAGTCGGCCATCGCGCCCGGACCGAAGACGTTCGACTTCAACATCCAGCAGTACACGATCACCGACGAGCGCAAGCAGGCCGTCGACTTCTCCTCGCCGTACTACTCCGCCAGCCAGGCCGTCGTCGCGATCAAGGGCGGTGCCGCCGACGGCGTGACCGACCTCGCCGGTTTGAAGGACCTCACGATCGGCGCGATGACCGGTTCGACGAGCGCCACGACGCTCGAAGAGGCCGTACAGCCCAACACCGACCCGCAGCTGTACAACTCGAACGAGGATGCCGTCGCGGCGCTGAAGGCGAACCAGATCGACGCGATCGTGCTCGACCTCCCGACCGCGTACTACGCGACCGGCGTCTACATCGAGAACTCGTTCATCGTGGGCGAGCTCCCCGCCGCCGGGGTCCCGGACGAGTGGGGCCTGCTGCTGGCGAAGGACTCGCCGCTGACCGAGCGCGTCACCGCCGCCGTCGACGCCCTGCGCGAGGAGGGCACGCTCGCCGAGATCACCGACGAGTGGCTGGGCTCGGGCCAGGGTGTGACGCTCCTGCAGTGA
- a CDS encoding amino acid ABC transporter ATP-binding protein: MTGSPTPPLLRATGLWKSFGDREVLRGIDLDLAQHDVVALIGPSGSGKSTLLRCLGLLEPIDDGQIFLGDEDISDPRVDANGIRARFGAVFQSFNLFPHLSVLDNVTLASRVVHRMPRREAEERAHALLGRIGLADKAKEHPDRLSGGQQQRAAIVRAIATDPEVLLLDEITSALDPELVGEVLELVRDLTADGATILMATHEMAFARDVADRVVFLDDGVIVEQGPPAQLFGAPESARTRAFLARFTP; the protein is encoded by the coding sequence GTGACCGGCTCCCCCACGCCTCCGCTGCTGCGTGCCACCGGCCTCTGGAAGTCGTTCGGCGACCGCGAGGTGCTCCGCGGCATCGACCTCGACCTCGCACAGCACGACGTCGTCGCGCTGATCGGGCCGAGCGGCTCGGGCAAGTCCACGCTCCTGCGGTGCCTGGGGCTGCTGGAGCCCATCGACGACGGGCAGATCTTCCTCGGCGACGAGGACATCTCCGATCCTCGCGTCGACGCCAACGGCATCCGTGCGCGGTTCGGCGCCGTCTTCCAGAGCTTCAATCTCTTCCCTCACCTGTCCGTGCTCGACAACGTGACGCTCGCGTCGCGCGTCGTACACCGGATGCCGAGGCGAGAGGCCGAAGAGCGGGCACACGCCCTGCTCGGCCGCATCGGTCTCGCCGACAAGGCGAAGGAGCACCCCGACCGCCTCTCCGGGGGGCAGCAGCAGCGCGCCGCGATCGTCCGCGCCATCGCCACCGACCCCGAGGTGCTTCTGCTCGACGAGATCACCTCGGCGCTCGACCCCGAGCTCGTCGGCGAGGTGCTCGAGCTGGTCCGCGATCTCACCGCCGACGGGGCGACGATCCTGATGGCGACGCACGAGATGGCTTTCGCGCGCGACGTCGCCGATCGGGTGGTCTTCCTCGACGACGGTGTCATCGTCGAGCAGGGGCCGCCCGCACAGTTGTTCGGTGCGCCGGAGAGCGCCCGCACGCGCGCATTCCTCGCGCGCTTCACCCCCTGA
- a CDS encoding bifunctional methylenetetrahydrofolate dehydrogenase/methenyltetrahydrofolate cyclohydrolase, translating to MTAQRLDGVATAAAIKAELAVTVAALAEKGIVPGLGTLLVGDDPASRSYVTGKHRDCAEVGVASISVELPASATQEEIAAAVRGLNEDPAVTGFIVQLPLPKGIDENAILELIDPAKDADGLHPTNLGRLVLGVDPANAVAAPLPCTPAGIVELLERHGVAIAGKHVTVIGRGITVGRPLGLLLTRKGTDATVTLTHSRTPDLAAEVSRADIVVAAVGQPHLVKPEWIKPGAAVLDVGVTRVGTTDSGRAKLAGDVDPAVADVAGWLSPNPGGVGPMTRAMLVANVVETAARLAG from the coding sequence GTGACCGCTCAGCGTCTCGACGGCGTCGCCACGGCGGCCGCCATCAAGGCGGAGCTCGCCGTGACGGTGGCCGCGCTGGCCGAGAAGGGCATCGTCCCGGGCCTGGGCACCCTGCTCGTGGGAGACGACCCGGCATCCCGCTCCTACGTCACCGGCAAGCACCGCGACTGCGCCGAGGTGGGGGTGGCATCCATCTCGGTGGAGCTGCCCGCCTCCGCGACGCAGGAGGAGATCGCCGCCGCCGTCCGCGGTCTCAACGAAGACCCGGCGGTGACGGGGTTCATCGTGCAGCTGCCGCTGCCCAAGGGCATCGACGAGAACGCGATCCTCGAGCTCATCGACCCGGCGAAGGATGCCGACGGCCTCCACCCGACGAACCTCGGGCGCCTGGTGCTCGGTGTCGACCCGGCGAACGCCGTCGCGGCGCCCCTGCCGTGCACGCCGGCCGGCATCGTCGAGCTGCTCGAGCGTCACGGCGTCGCGATCGCGGGGAAGCACGTGACGGTCATCGGTCGCGGCATCACCGTGGGCCGTCCGCTGGGCCTGCTGCTCACCCGGAAGGGCACGGATGCCACCGTCACCCTCACCCACTCCCGCACCCCCGACCTCGCCGCCGAAGTGTCCCGCGCGGACATCGTCGTCGCGGCTGTCGGACAGCCCCACCTGGTCAAGCCGGAGTGGATCAAGCCCGGTGCCGCCGTGCTCGATGTGGGCGTGACGCGTGTGGGGACGACCGACAGCGGGCGGGCGAAGCTCGCCGGTGACGTCGATCCCGCCGTCGCGGACGTCGCGGGCTGGCTCTCGCCGAACCCCGGTGGTGTCGGGCCCATGACGCGCGCGATGCTCGTCGCGAACGTCGTCGAGACCGCCGCGCGCCTCGCCGGCTGA
- a CDS encoding HpcH/HpaI aldolase/citrate lyase family protein: MPLRLTETFRARLAGSPRPLAGLWACAGSSIVTEILAGSGIDWVLIDMEHSPNGLESTLAQLQTVAAYPTTPVVRVPIGDVVTIKQVLDLGAQNVLVPMISSAAEAEDAVAAVRYPPRGRRGVGSALARSARWNRVEDYLRDADRHTSLFVQIETAEAVDAAADIAAVDGVDGVFVGPSDLAASMGLLGQQTHPEVVAAVRRTFEAVSSAGKPVGVNAFDPAVARAYVEAGASFVLVGADVQILARASEAFAADWA; the protein is encoded by the coding sequence ATGCCGCTTCGTCTGACCGAGACGTTCCGCGCCCGCCTGGCGGGGAGCCCCAGGCCGCTCGCGGGCCTGTGGGCGTGCGCCGGGTCGTCGATCGTGACCGAGATCCTCGCCGGCTCGGGCATCGACTGGGTGCTCATCGACATGGAGCACTCCCCCAACGGGTTGGAGTCCACGCTCGCTCAGCTGCAGACCGTGGCCGCGTACCCGACGACCCCCGTCGTCCGCGTGCCGATCGGCGACGTCGTGACGATCAAGCAGGTGCTCGACCTCGGCGCCCAGAACGTGCTCGTGCCGATGATCTCATCGGCCGCGGAAGCCGAGGATGCCGTGGCTGCCGTGCGCTACCCGCCGCGGGGTCGCCGCGGCGTCGGCTCCGCCCTCGCGCGGTCGGCTCGCTGGAACCGGGTGGAGGACTACCTCCGGGATGCCGACCGCCACACGTCGCTGTTCGTGCAGATCGAGACCGCGGAGGCGGTCGACGCCGCCGCGGACATCGCGGCCGTCGACGGTGTGGACGGTGTGTTCGTGGGGCCGTCCGACCTCGCGGCGTCGATGGGTCTCCTCGGCCAGCAGACGCATCCGGAGGTCGTCGCGGCGGTGCGTCGCACGTTCGAGGCGGTCAGCTCGGCGGGCAAGCCCGTCGGGGTGAACGCCTTCGACCCGGCCGTCGCCCGCGCCTACGTCGAGGCGGGCGCATCGTTCGTGCTCGTCGGTGCCGACGTGCAGATCCTCGCCCGCGCGTCGGAGGCTTTCGCCGCTGACTGGGCGTGA
- a CDS encoding beta-N-acetylhexosaminidase, whose amino-acid sequence MVAAPSLIPLPLSVTPVDGPGFALTAETEITGETDAVAALHGILHDLDLAPAGDGGHVELSIDGAGGPESYRLEVDASGVRVRAADAAGLFYGVQTLGQLVAAADAGPLPAVRIADAPRFAYRGVMLDVARHFHPVETVEAYIDRAAGLKFNHLHLHLSDDQGWRLASASRPLLTERASGTSVGDDPGGFYTQDDYRRIVAYAAARHMTVVPEIDLPGHTHAVSLAYPELTEQPVLAPHVLETVEAFGGGIPTHGEPYRGLAVGFSSLRIHAEETYAFVTDVLRELADLTPGPYLHIGGDEALGTPAADYAAFVARVTRIVADLGKVPVAWHEAGAATDLAPGTVGQYWGFVTPTDGMDDKTRTFLRRGGRVILSPADAVYLDMKPSDDFPIGLTWARGATNVERAYRWEPAEVVDGLTEADILGVEAPLWTETVRDLSDIDALVFPRIGAAAEAGWSPRTGTHPDRTWESFRVRLAGVSQYWRRRRYGA is encoded by the coding sequence ATGGTGGCCGCACCCTCCCTCATCCCGCTGCCCCTGTCGGTGACGCCGGTCGACGGCCCCGGCTTCGCGCTGACGGCCGAGACGGAGATCACGGGCGAGACGGATGCCGTCGCCGCGCTGCACGGCATCCTCCACGACCTCGACCTCGCCCCGGCCGGCGACGGCGGGCACGTCGAGCTCTCGATCGACGGGGCCGGCGGCCCCGAGTCGTACCGCCTCGAGGTCGACGCCTCGGGCGTACGCGTGCGCGCAGCGGATGCCGCGGGCCTCTTCTACGGCGTGCAGACGCTCGGGCAGCTGGTCGCCGCCGCCGACGCCGGTCCGCTGCCGGCGGTGCGCATCGCCGACGCGCCTCGCTTCGCCTACCGCGGCGTGATGCTCGACGTGGCCCGGCACTTCCACCCCGTCGAGACGGTCGAGGCCTACATCGACCGCGCCGCGGGACTCAAGTTCAATCACCTGCATCTGCACCTGTCCGACGACCAGGGCTGGCGGCTCGCTTCCGCGTCGCGCCCGCTCCTGACCGAGCGAGCTTCGGGCACGTCGGTCGGCGACGACCCCGGCGGGTTCTACACGCAGGACGACTATCGCCGCATCGTCGCGTACGCCGCAGCACGGCACATGACCGTGGTTCCGGAGATCGACCTTCCGGGGCACACGCACGCCGTCTCGCTCGCCTACCCCGAACTGACGGAGCAGCCCGTCCTCGCCCCGCACGTGCTCGAGACCGTCGAGGCGTTCGGCGGCGGGATTCCGACGCACGGCGAGCCGTATCGCGGCCTCGCGGTGGGGTTCTCGTCGCTGCGCATCCACGCGGAGGAGACGTACGCGTTCGTGACGGACGTGCTCCGCGAGCTCGCCGACCTCACCCCCGGGCCCTACCTCCACATCGGTGGAGACGAGGCGCTCGGCACGCCCGCGGCCGACTACGCCGCATTCGTCGCCCGGGTCACACGCATCGTCGCCGATCTCGGCAAGGTGCCCGTCGCGTGGCACGAGGCGGGCGCCGCCACCGACCTCGCCCCGGGCACCGTCGGGCAATACTGGGGCTTCGTCACCCCGACCGACGGCATGGACGACAAGACCCGCACATTCCTCCGACGCGGCGGGCGCGTGATCCTCTCCCCCGCCGACGCCGTCTATCTCGACATGAAGCCGTCCGACGACTTTCCGATCGGACTCACCTGGGCCCGGGGTGCGACGAACGTCGAGCGCGCCTACCGCTGGGAGCCCGCCGAGGTCGTCGACGGACTCACCGAGGCCGACATTCTGGGTGTCGAGGCCCCGCTGTGGACGGAGACGGTGCGTGATCTGTCCGACATCGACGCGCTCGTCTTCCCCCGCATCGGCGCCGCCGCCGAGGCGGGCTGGTCGCCGCGCACGGGCACCCACCCCGATCGCACGTGGGAGTCGTTCCGCGTGCGACTGGCGGGCGTCTCGCAGTACTGGCGACGCCGGAGGTACGGCGCATGA
- a CDS encoding sigma-70 family RNA polymerase sigma factor — MTSPDDAAPDDTLDGAPADADLVARTRNGDPDAFGELWRRHYRSGITVAQSVTTSIDADDLVQEAYTRIYRSIQAGGGPTGSFRAYLFTSIRNTAAGWGRARRETPIDELEAVEDPDAAAHATDEALDRSLTHQAFRSLPTRWQEVLWYTEIEQMKPAEIAPLVGMKPTAVAQLAFRAREGLREAWIQAHLRSVTDDSDCYWTIHRLGAYARGNLGKRDRVKLEAHLADCARCTIVASEAKEVSHRLAMILLPLTIGTGAATAYLATLQGGGTPLVALAAGASPALPGAVMGAGSAPGAAGAPGSDGGLGVAGSAGSAGSTGSAGSAGVVGSAAGSGVLSGVSGVAALVALVVAAGAVAAAVVLPPMLSAAPAAPAGGAPLGTPIPETPLPESPSPEPVASPSASPSPSDLPTPTPSAVPPRTSTPERPPVPRPSTTPTATPEPRPTPTPTPTPEPTPTPTPTPTPTPTPTPTPTPTPTPTPTPTPTPTPTPTPTPSVPAGVPVLTGYEAEASVDGIATLRLNFTGPAGATVRLWFTDDAARRSEVTLDGAGAGALTFMISDAEIDLGTQISVAYVSGDVVGEVLTLQVTRAEGDTAP; from the coding sequence ATGACTTCGCCCGACGACGCCGCGCCCGACGACACCCTCGACGGCGCTCCCGCCGACGCCGACCTCGTCGCACGCACCCGCAACGGCGACCCCGACGCCTTCGGCGAGCTGTGGCGTCGGCACTACCGCTCCGGCATCACCGTGGCTCAGTCCGTCACGACGAGCATCGATGCCGACGACCTCGTGCAGGAGGCGTACACGCGCATCTACCGGTCGATCCAGGCGGGCGGCGGCCCCACCGGGTCGTTCCGCGCCTACCTGTTCACCAGCATCCGCAACACGGCGGCCGGGTGGGGACGCGCTCGCCGCGAGACGCCCATCGACGAACTCGAGGCCGTGGAAGACCCGGATGCCGCAGCCCACGCAACCGACGAGGCGCTCGACCGCAGCCTCACCCACCAGGCGTTCCGCAGTCTGCCGACACGGTGGCAGGAGGTGCTCTGGTACACCGAGATCGAGCAGATGAAGCCGGCCGAGATCGCCCCGCTCGTGGGCATGAAGCCGACGGCCGTCGCTCAACTGGCGTTCCGCGCGCGCGAAGGTCTGCGCGAGGCGTGGATTCAGGCGCACCTGCGGTCGGTGACCGACGATTCCGACTGCTATTGGACGATCCACCGCCTGGGCGCGTACGCGCGGGGCAACCTCGGCAAGCGCGACCGCGTGAAGCTCGAGGCGCATCTCGCCGACTGTGCCCGGTGCACGATCGTCGCCTCGGAGGCGAAAGAGGTCTCGCACCGCCTCGCCATGATTCTCTTGCCGCTCACGATCGGAACCGGCGCGGCGACGGCATACCTCGCGACCCTGCAGGGCGGCGGCACCCCGCTGGTCGCGCTGGCCGCCGGCGCATCCCCCGCACTCCCCGGTGCCGTCATGGGGGCCGGCTCCGCTCCGGGCGCCGCGGGCGCACCCGGATCGGACGGCGGGCTCGGCGTCGCGGGCTCGGCGGGTTCTGCCGGTTCTACCGGCTCTGCGGGATCCGCCGGCGTCGTCGGTTCCGCCGCCGGCTCGGGAGTGCTGTCGGGAGTCAGCGGCGTCGCCGCCCTCGTCGCCCTGGTCGTCGCCGCGGGCGCGGTCGCGGCCGCGGTGGTGCTTCCTCCGATGCTCTCCGCCGCCCCGGCGGCGCCTGCCGGCGGCGCACCACTCGGCACACCCATTCCCGAGACCCCCCTCCCCGAATCCCCCAGCCCGGAGCCCGTCGCCTCGCCCTCCGCGAGCCCGTCACCCAGCGATCTGCCCACGCCGACGCCCAGCGCCGTTCCCCCGCGCACGAGCACGCCGGAACGGCCCCCGGTCCCGCGCCCCTCGACGACCCCGACCGCGACGCCCGAACCGCGCCCCACGCCGACGCCCACCCCCACGCCGGAGCCGACGCCCACTCCGACGCCGACGCCCACTCCGACACCGACACCGACGCCCACGCCCACGCCGACCCCGACCCCGACACCGACGCCCACGCCGACGCCCACGCCGACACCCACGCCGACGCCGTCCGTGCCCGCCGGAGTACCCGTTCTCACGGGCTACGAAGCGGAGGCCTCCGTCGACGGCATCGCGACCCTCCGTCTGAACTTCACCGGTCCCGCGGGAGCGACGGTACGCCTGTGGTTCACCGACGACGCCGCACGTCGGAGCGAGGTCACGCTCGACGGGGCGGGGGCCGGCGCCCTGACGTTCATGATCAGCGACGCCGAGATCGATCTGGGCACCCAGATATCGGTCGCATACGTCTCCGGCGACGTCGTCGGCGAGGTGCTGACGCTTCAGGTGACGCGGGCCGAAGGCGACACCGCGCCGTAG
- a CDS encoding serine hydroxymethyltransferase — MTDSVFNAPLAEVDPEIAQVLDRELQRQRGYLEMIASENFVPVSVLQSQGSVLTNKYAEGYPGRRYYGGCEEVDVAEELAIARAKELFGAEFANVQPHSGATANAAVLHAIARPGDTLLGLSLDQGGHLTHGMKINFSGRLYNIVAYGVDPETSTIDMEEVRRLAVEHQPKVIIAGWSAYPRQLDFAKFREIADEVGAILWVDMAHFAGLVAAGLHPSPVPHAHVVSSTVHKTIGGPRSGFILTNDADLAKKINTAVFPGQQGGPLMHVIAAKATAFKLANTPEFRERQERVLRGAHIIAERLSQQDVKDAGIAVRSGGTDVHLVLVDLRDAEIDGKQAEDLLHEIHITVNRNAVPNDPRPPMVTSGLRIGTPALATRGFGDAEFTEVADVIALALQPGADLEALRARVAVLAEAFPLYPGLQQ, encoded by the coding sequence ATGACCGATTCCGTCTTCAACGCCCCGCTCGCCGAGGTCGACCCCGAGATCGCGCAGGTGCTCGATCGCGAGCTGCAGCGTCAGCGCGGTTACCTCGAGATGATCGCATCCGAGAACTTCGTGCCCGTCTCGGTGCTCCAGTCGCAGGGCTCCGTGCTCACCAACAAGTACGCCGAGGGCTACCCGGGTCGCCGCTACTACGGCGGCTGCGAAGAGGTCGACGTGGCCGAAGAGCTCGCGATCGCCCGTGCGAAGGAGCTGTTCGGGGCCGAGTTCGCCAACGTGCAGCCCCACTCCGGTGCCACGGCAAACGCCGCCGTGCTCCACGCCATCGCCCGCCCCGGCGACACGCTGCTCGGCCTCTCGCTCGATCAGGGTGGACACCTCACCCATGGCATGAAGATCAACTTCTCCGGCCGGCTCTACAACATCGTCGCGTACGGCGTCGACCCGGAGACGTCCACGATCGACATGGAAGAGGTCCGCCGCCTCGCCGTCGAGCACCAGCCGAAGGTCATCATCGCCGGCTGGTCCGCATACCCGCGTCAGCTCGACTTCGCGAAGTTCCGCGAGATCGCCGACGAGGTCGGCGCGATCCTCTGGGTCGACATGGCCCACTTCGCGGGTCTCGTCGCCGCGGGTCTGCACCCGTCGCCCGTCCCGCACGCGCACGTCGTCTCCTCGACCGTGCACAAGACGATCGGCGGCCCCCGCTCGGGCTTCATCCTCACCAACGACGCCGACCTCGCCAAGAAGATCAACACCGCCGTCTTCCCGGGTCAGCAGGGCGGTCCGCTCATGCACGTCATCGCCGCGAAGGCGACGGCGTTCAAGCTCGCGAACACCCCCGAGTTCCGGGAGCGTCAGGAGCGCGTGCTCCGCGGCGCGCACATCATCGCCGAGCGTCTCTCGCAGCAGGACGTGAAGGATGCCGGCATCGCCGTCCGCTCCGGCGGCACCGACGTGCACCTCGTGCTCGTCGATCTCCGCGACGCCGAGATCGACGGCAAGCAGGCCGAAGACCTGCTCCACGAGATCCACATCACGGTCAACCGCAACGCGGTGCCCAACGACCCGCGCCCGCCGATGGTCACCTCGGGTCTGCGCATCGGCACCCCTGCGCTCGCGACGCGCGGCTTCGGCGACGCGGAGTTCACCGAGGTGGCTGACGTCATCGCGCTGGCTCTGCAGCCCGGTGCCGACCTCGAGGCCCTTCGCGCACGCGTCGCCGTGCTCGCCGAGGCGTTCCCGCTCTACCCGGGCCTCCAGCAGTGA
- a CDS encoding transglutaminase-like domain-containing protein, which yields MQREVSSRIVLNVTETADLVFAISVASGHTPARESLTATIDGEAVTLRELPDAHGGRLHRLSAQPGELVVAYEAMVADAAAPLPTSETDLLVYGRPSRYADSDTLAATAGAQFAGVNGERELLTAVSSWVGTQLSYVPGSSQPTDGATQTLLARQGVCRDYAHLCVALLRARGIPARLVAVYAPGLDPMDFHAVAEAWVEGQWRVVDATALAPRSSLVRIATGRDAADTAFLNVLSGRAALGSVEVTAVADVLPDDDLDELVTIA from the coding sequence ATGCAGAGGGAAGTCTCCAGTCGCATCGTCCTGAACGTCACCGAGACGGCCGATCTCGTCTTCGCGATCTCCGTGGCATCCGGGCACACTCCCGCCCGCGAGTCGCTGACCGCCACGATCGACGGTGAGGCCGTCACGCTCCGCGAGCTGCCCGACGCCCACGGCGGTCGCCTACACCGGTTGTCGGCGCAGCCGGGCGAGCTCGTCGTCGCATACGAGGCGATGGTCGCGGATGCCGCGGCGCCGCTGCCGACGAGCGAGACCGACCTGCTCGTGTACGGGCGGCCGAGCCGGTACGCCGACTCCGACACGCTCGCCGCCACCGCCGGTGCGCAGTTCGCGGGAGTGAACGGCGAGCGCGAACTGCTGACAGCGGTGTCGTCGTGGGTGGGCACGCAACTGTCCTACGTTCCCGGATCGTCGCAGCCCACCGACGGGGCGACGCAGACGCTGCTGGCGCGCCAGGGTGTGTGCCGCGACTACGCGCACCTGTGCGTCGCACTCCTGCGTGCCCGCGGCATCCCGGCTCGACTCGTCGCCGTCTACGCGCCGGGCCTCGACCCGATGGACTTCCACGCCGTCGCCGAAGCCTGGGTCGAGGGCCAGTGGCGCGTCGTCGATGCGACGGCGCTCGCCCCGCGCTCGAGCCTGGTGCGGATCGCGACGGGTCGGGATGCCGCCGACACCGCCTTCCTGAACGTCCTCAGCGGGCGTGCCGCCCTCGGATCCGTCGAGGTCACCGCCGTCGCCGACGTGCTCCCCGACGACGACCTCGACGAGCTCGTGACCATCGCCTGA